The Gemmatimonadota bacterium genome contains the following window.
TTGCCGGTGCCGCTCTCTCCCGCAATTAGCACGCTTCCCGCCCCTTTAGCAGCCGTTTGCATCTGGCGATAGACTTCCTGAATTTGCGGGCTTTTACCTATTACAAAATTGTATTCGATTTCAGGATTAATCGCATTCATTAGTATTTTTCCTTATTTATTTTCATAGATATACTAATTTATTATGAATGCGATGATGGTGCAAGTTATAATCCGAGACATTTCCCAAACTTCACCCTGTCGAATTCGATTCTTGCAAAGGTGTCCGGCTGTCAGGCGATTCGCATTCTATGACAACCCAACGACCCCGGAGCCAGCGCGCTCAACCGACACACCGCTCGGCTTCCCACCGCTGGGGTTCCAGCCCGACGACGCGCGCTTCCTCGCAGATCATCGACCAGGTCGTATCATCTACCTCGATCCCCTCCATCTTCCGCTGCATCGCGCTGCGGAACTCCGGCTCTCCGGGCAGCAGGATTTCCTCAAATCCAGGGGCCACGCGGCTCGACTTCACGTGCCGGATCAATGCTTCCACCTCGTCGTAGTAGGCCTCCCGGTCGGTAAAGTGCGCAATGTCGTACACCGTCAAAAGCACGCCGTTGCTGATCATCTGGCGCTCGCCGGCAGCGCATCCCTGCCCGCTGAGAGTGCCTCCCAAAAGCTCCACCACCAGGCTCAACGCAAAGCCTTTGTGGGCAACCACGCCGCCCATAGGGAGAATTGCACCCGGCGGATCGGCCGAAAAATCTCCCGGATCCACGGTCGGATTCCCCTCCGAATCGATCAGCCAACCCTCGGGGACCTGGTACCCGCTGTTGGTCGCCACCCGCACCTTTCCTTCTGCCACCACCGAAGTCGTCATGTCCACCAGAATCGGCTCTGCCTCCCGTCGGGGGGCAGCAAATGCGATCGGATTGGTGCTCAGGCGTCCGTCAATTCCCCCAAAAGGGGCGATCTGATAACCCAGGTGCCCGGCATTCACAAAGATCAGACCAATCAATCCTTCCCGGGCGGCCATGAGCGGATACGCACCAGCCCGGCCTATATGGCTGGTATTCCGCAGCGCGACGCAACCGACGCCGTGTATCCGGGCCTTCTCACTGGCCAGCTTTGCTGCAAAGGTCGCGCCCACCTGTCCCATCGCCCCCTTCGCATCCACAACAGCCAGGCAGGGATACTCCTCGACGACCACCGGAACCGCCCGGGGCTGGAACCGCCCTTCCCGGACCGCCCGGGCATACTCGTAGAACCGGATGGCGCCGTGAGAGTCGTGACCGAAGAGATTCGACTCGACAAGGTGGTCCACGACGGTCCTCGTGTCCTCGGGCGTACACCCGGCAGCTTCGAAAAGCTCGTAACCAATCCGGCGCAAAGCCTTCGCTTGAAATTTAGGCACGGCAAACCCTTTCATCTGTTGGTATAGTGCTTCAGGGGGAAAATGCTCTGTCTCCTGTGGTATTGAGCAACCCCAGATCTACACTCAATCATTGGCCAAAAAATCGCAGTCCATAAGAGATCAAGGGACTGGTCGTTTACTGCGGAACAATATCCAATACATAATAGCTGCTGAGACAATGTAGGCAACCGTACCGGACCAAACATTGACCTCCTGTATCATAAAAATGGCGTTGGTAGATAGCGCGGAGCCTTCGTAATTGACGAGGACCGCTGCAAACATGTTATTCGCGGCATGAATGCCAATGGCAAGTTCTGCACCATTATCCTTGAGCGTGACGAGGGCGAGAAATGCACCGACGACAAAGTAGGAAATCAACATGGGTGCTACGCCATACGCCGCGATCTCGGGATTCATCAAATGGAACAGGGCAAAAGGCAAGGCATTGAGAATAACGAGAACAATGGGATGACGCGTGAAGTGCCCGAGCATTTGCAAAAAATAACTGCGCGTGAGCAATTCTTCGGTAGTAGTCTGGAAAGGCGTGAGGAGCAGGACGAGAATGGCGAATTTGTAAAAGCGTTCGGGATCCAGGGAATAAGAGTAGTTATCGGGAAAGAGCAGGGCGTCAATAGCGGCGAAGACAATACCCAGACCCATCTGCAAACCAAAACCCTGAAATATGCGGCCCCAGCGGATGTGATTGCGCGGCGTAATAAGTGTGCGGAAAGAGCGTTTATGTGCGTTGCGAAGGCCAATCCACAGACCGACCAGCACCGTGACAAAGAGCAAGTTGAGGGCAATAAAATCCAGAAAAGGATTTGTGCCATCCATGGGCAACCCTTCGGGTTCAGAGCCATAAACACTGAACAGGACTACACCACTGCCAAAAGTCCAGGTGGCAATAACAATCAGCAGTGTTAAAATATATCGTATCCAGCGCGTTTCACCCCGATTGGCGAGATCGAGAAACGCCTTGCCCATTTTATCGGTTTGTTCTGTTATTTCGTTCATATCACCAATCCGCAACACTGCCATCGTTTTCGTAAAAATATTCCCCGCCGAGTTCTTCTTCGTAAACCCCGATATTTTGTTCGGCTTCTGTGGGAATGAGGTCAAAACCCAGGCCGGGTCTGGTGGGCAAATCAATATGTCCATCTCTGACAACCCAGGGGTCTTGCAGCAGATCCTCACCCAAACCCGCATCGACTTGCTCTTGAATGAGAAAATTGGGCACAACGGCATCAACCTGCATACACGCGGAAAAAGCGACTGGCCCAATAGCACAGTGCGGCATAATATGCATGTAATACACTTCGGCCATGTTCGCAATGCGCTTGAGTTCGGAAATACCGCCTGCATGCGAGCCGTCGGGCTGGATATAGGCAACGGCATTTTTTTCAAACACAGTGCGAAATTCCCAACGCGAAAGCAGGCGCTCACCCGTAGCAATGGGAAAGGGCACATGGTCGGAAACGTGTTTGAGCGCATCGACATTTTCCTGCGGCACGGGTTCTTCGACAAACATGGGACGCATGCCTTTGATCTCGTGGCAGATTTCCACGGCGAGCGCAGGCGTCATCTTGCCGTGAAAATCAAAACAGAGTTCGCAGTCATCGCCAACCCACTCGCGCATGGTATAGGCACATTTGACAAAGCGGTCGATCACCTCAGGAGGTTCATGGGCACGCCACTTGCCGCCTGGTCCCGATTTAAAAGCTTTGTACCCCCCTTTTTCTTGTAGCATTTCGAGACGCTCACGCGCAGCATCCAACCCGCGTTCTGAACTATCGCGAATCCCCCAATGGGCATAAACGCGAATGCGATCGCGCACCGGTCCGCCGAGAAGCTGATAGGTCGGCACATTGAAGTATTTGCCCGCAATATCCCAAAGCGCCTGATCAATACCCGAAAGAGCCGTCATAAGCACATTGCCCCCACGATAGAAAGCGGAGCGGTAAATATGTTGCCAGTGGTGCTCAATGCGCAGAGGGTCTTTCCCAATCAGATAATCCGCGAGTTCTTCTACGGCAGCCCAGGTACTCCTCGGTTTGCCTTCAAGGGTGGTCTCTCCCCAGCCTACAATACCGGTATCGGTCGTAATTTTGATCAAGCGCATCCTTCGGCGGGGAAAGAATTGTTCAATTTTGGCGATTTTCATGATATTTCTCCGGGACTGAAGAACCGAAAAGTATCCACAGATGAACGCAGATGAACGCAGATGAAAATTCAAAAATAGATGAATACAGCGTTAATCTGGGTCGAAGAATCGAAAAGAAAAAAGATCTGCCTCGGTTAGTTCAAATTGCAAGCGAATGGGTTGGTTCGGGGCGACATCGATAGCATTGACATTTTCCCAGCGAACAGTGCGCGCGATTTCATCGCCAAAAATATGGGGACAGTCACCGAGCGCGAATTTTGGAAGGGGATCACCCGCTTCATCGAGCAATGCGATGCGAATCGAACCGGCAACACTCGTAGAATAATTGACTTCCAACCGGGTGCCTGTAAAAGTGAATGGCCTGGTCGTAAGAACACCAGTCCTCGCATCAGCGCGAACAGAAACAAACCCATCTTCGCGCAGGGTGAAACGCCGAATGTGTGCATTGGGCGTGCGATAATTTTGCACAGAATAAAGCGAGAGTTCGCCGGGCGCGGTAGAAACGACACGCGGTCCGATAAAAATGGAGCGCTCGTGCCAGTTATTTTGGTCCAGACCGGGACGCATAAACGCATCGGCATAGGGCTGGGTGAAATTCAGTCCATCTCTGCTGGCGAGAAAGAGAATATCGGAAAGACCTTCGTGACCCCACTCGGGCAGAGCCTGGCGCGTTTGAATAAAGCGTTTGGGAAATGCAAAATAATAGGGCGCACCTGCGTAGGGATGAACGGCATTTGTATAAAGTTGATAATCAAAGCGCGTTTTGCCGTCAATGCGGATATATTGCCATGCATCCCAATGTATAAAATCCCGCGAAGTCGTCATTCGAATGGCGCGCATACGCGGCTCATTGCCATCGGGAAACCAGCCACGCGCGTACAGGACATAACACCCCTGACGCGCATCCCAAAAAGCACTAACCGGACTGTCAAAATTGGGATCGTCTTCAGAGGCGACGACAAGTGGTCCATCTCCTGCATTTTGCCAGTGAATGCCATCGGGTGAGACGAGACCGTAGATCCGAGCGGGCTTGCCACCACTCCAGCGTCCCGCTGCTTTGTACCGCTCGGATTCTGGCACACCGGGACTTTCATCCTTAAAAACCGCAATATTCTTGGTATTGGGATTGTCAACACAGATATTGTTATCGGTTGAACCGTTAAAGTTGAACAAACCGAGATTGGGCCGCTGCCAACAAATGCCGTCTTCGCTCTCGGCATAAGCAGTGAACGTGTGGTTAAAACCACCTGTGTCTTGTTGTTCATCTTGAGATCGGTACCACATTCTGTATTTATCGCCATCTTTGATAACAACGGGACACCAACTCGTCTCACCTTCCCAGGGGCGATTGAGCGTGAGACACGTTTCGCGCGGGATGGGCGTGTGCTGGTGAATATGCACGTGTTCGAAGCTGTCGATGAGATGGTTATCGACAAAGAGTTGGCGATCGTTGGATGCGATAAGTGGATCTGGCAAATTCATCGCTGTGCGCCTCCATTCTCTACATTCACGGTGGGGTGGTCCATAATAGCCGTTTCATTTTATCAAAGCAAGGGGAACCCATGGCCGCTTATCTCGGATTAAGTCATTATTGCTTGCCAAATGATTTATATTCTTAGAGCAAACAACACCAATCACCAATTCAAGGAGATAGAATGAATAGAGAAATCGTAGAAAAAAAGGTAGAAGCACTGGAAAAAAGAGTGCGCTGGCAAATGCGGGCGATTATCGGATTAATCATTGTATTTCTATTCAACACATCGCCCGCTTTTACGTCAAAGTGGTTTCACCAGCTACTCCCTCCCAAATTGACCTCTGTAAATTTGTCACCTGACAAAAGCAATGGCAATACTGGTTTTCGCCATAACTGGTCGCATCGGGAAGAAATTCTGGCACGCCGAATACAGGCACCAGAGCTTGGCCCGGGTAGAGATAAGATAGAATTCATCAATAATATTCTCTCGCACCAGAATGGGACGCCGAGATTGGGTAAACAAGCGCAAGCAGGAGAACTGCAGATTTTATCCGACACATTGCGGGTACAAACACTACAGACAAGAACACTGCAGATTGTAAATGCAGCGGGGGGCGTCGTCGCCATAATCGGATCGGATCCCGCAGGAAACGGTATTTTGCTCGTAGGGAACGTAGCAGGTGCGGCAGTTGCGGCTATATCAGCCGATCAAGCTGGCAATGGAGATATTAGTGTGATAGAAAATAATGCCTCTGTTGCGGGGATGGGTGTAGATCAAGCTGGCAATGGTGTGGTAGCTGCATCAAATGCATCGGGTTCGAGCTTTACGCTTCTCGGTGCCGATGATTCTGGAAATGCGGGACTGATCGTGAGCGGTAGTTCCGAATCGGGCACAGGTGCGGTCATTCTGGGCTTAGATGAAACTGGTAATGGGCTGGTGAGTACTGTCAGTAGCTCGGGTTCTCTCACGCTTCTCGGTGCCGATGATTCTGGAAATGCGGGACTGATCGTAGGCACTGCATCTGAATCGGGTACAGGCGTAGTCATTCTGGGTGTAGATGATGTTGGCAATGGCTCAGTCAGTGCCGTCAGTGCCTCGGGTTCAATAGTTGATTTGGGAATTGATGAGGCTGGCGATGCAGCAGTACTGTTAACAAATAGAGAGGGTGTTTTGGCTTCCGTATTGGGTGTCGATGAAAATGGGCACGGTATAATGGGCATTCTCAACGCCTCTGGGCGGCCCATTGCAGCTATGGCAGCCGATGAAGCGGGCAACGGTGTATTGGGAATTGAAGGCGGCAAATTCCGTGCTTATATAGATTCTACGGGCAACGGAGTCGCAGAGACCCGGGGACAAAATCAGATCCTTCGATGGTCTTCTGAAATAAGACCGACCGGAGGTGGTGGCACGCCAAGCGGTTTAATCGGTGATCTGGATCAGGATGGCGACGTGGATTTTAACGACTTTTTGATATTTACCTCAAACTTTGGCAAGACAAGTGGATAGGTAAATCAGGCACATATTACAGGTGGCATTTCTGACGCCAGGACTTTCTTTTAGCTTTTCAGACAATAGCTCACAAAACGCGCTTGACGCACAAGAGGATTCGCGTATCTTGATCACTGATAGGGTTTTAATATTCGGATCGTTTGCGTATCAAACAAAATTCAAACAAAACTCGTTTTAGAGGAATATGTTATATGCACTGGTCTGAGATATGCAAAAGTTATCCCAATAAATGGCTGATTGTTGAGGCATTAGAAGCCCATACAACCTCTGATTATCAGCGGTATCTCAATCGTCTAACAGTTGTAGAGGAATGTCCTGATGGCAAAACAGCAATGAAACGGTATCAGATCCTTCACCAGCAATATCCCGAACGGGAATTATATTTTTTTCATACCAGTCGTGATTCACTTGACGTTCAAGTAAGACAATGGTTGGGAATTCGTGCTCCATATGCAACTGATACGAAGGTATGACCTTCCATTTACATCGGTGTCTATTGCTTATCGGGAATCAACTATTGAGATCCCGCAAGTCCTTGTTGATACTGGATCAGCTAGCACAGTGATATCTGCTGACTTGGTTGATTCTATCGGTATATTTCCTTTGCCCGATGACCGGATAGTAACAATTCGAGGCGTGGGTGGGAGCGAAGTTGTATTTAGGCGACGAGTTGATTTTTTGCAGGTTGGAGAGAAGAAGTTGACTAATTTTGAACTTGAAGTAGGAGGCATGGATTATGGCTTTGAAATCAATGGGATTTTGGGGATGGATTTCCTGGTAGAAGCCAAAGCCATTATCAATCTGCATACAATGAGTCTTACATTCGATAGCTGAAGGCAGATCATAAACCTTGAACACACAAACTGAAAACACCGACCAAAACGCGCTCTCTGATCGAGACGTGTTCACAGAAGGCCCAAAATACAATAAACCGCCCAGAAAGACGCGCATCAAATGGTACCGCTGCCGCGTCTCCCGCGAGACATTGCGCGAACTCAACAAGCGAAGTGATTTCCTTGGCTTTGCTCAGACACTCGGTTTCCTGGGCGTGCTAACTGTTGCGGCGGGAGCGGCCATTTACTCATCGCACCACTGGCCCTGGTATATCACTGCGCTACTGGTCTTCATCAACGGACACTTCTGGCATTTTCTGGTCAACGGCTTTCACGAACTGGTACACGATTCGGTCTTCAAGACCCGATGGCTCAATCGCTTCTTCCTCCGCATTTTGTCCTTCCTCGGCTGGCACAACCACCATCTATTCTGGGCCAGCCATACCGAGCACCACAAATACACCCTGCACGCACCCGACGACCAGGAAGTCGTACTCCCTCAAAAAATCGACCTCAAAGGCCTGTGGAAGCGAGCCATTGTAAACCACAAGTATCCCTACACACTGCTCAAAGAAAAGTTTCGAAACTTTACCGGCCATATAAACAGGAAAAATTCCTGGATTGGAATGCTCTTTCCCGAAAGCGATCCAGAGCGGTGTCGCGCCTACACCAGATGGGAGCGCACCTTGCTCATCGGCCATCTCTCGATCGCGGGTATATCTCTGGCATATGGGTACTGGATTGTTCCGCTGGTCATCACATTTCCGAAAATGTTCGGATCGTGGTTGCAATCCCTCTGCAACTCCGCACAGCACGTTGGGCTGCAAGACGAAGTACCGGATTTTCGCCTCTGCTGCCGCACGATTTACCTCAATCCCCTGCTCCAATTTCTCTACTGGCATATGAATTACCACACCGAGCACCACATGTACGCTGCGGTTCCATGCTACAAACTCGGTCGGCTACACAGGCTGATCAAACACGAAATGCCCCACTGCACCCGGGGCTTGCGCGAAACGTGGAAACAGATTGCCGAGATTTTGGACAGACAGGCGCGTGACTCCAATTACCAGTACATTGCCGAACTGCCCACAGACGGCAACCGGCGCGATATAGAACAACATACAGCGGACACTCGCGATTAAAATGCGTGTTTTATATGCAAAACAAAGTAGATAATAATGTACAGTTTATATGAGCAAAACTTATTGCTTGACTCGCATGTGGATTCGTGTATATTAAGCCCTTCGTAGGCTCGACCTGATCTCATTTTGTCTCATCTCACTTCACAGGATTCATAAATGGCGCAGCTTTTTCCGCGTGGCAGTAACGCGTATGCCAGAATCAGTATTGTCGTGGTTCTGGTTGTTGTTGGAACGGGCCTCACCATTCTGCTCAACACCAACCGATTACACTACACATCCGATGTCCTGGTCGCAAAAAAACAGCCGGTTCCCTTCAGTCACAAACACCACGTGGCCGGCGTGGGCCTCGACTGTCGCTATTGTCACACTTCTGTAGAAGAATCTTCCTTCGCCAATATCCCCCCTGTTGAAACCTGCATGACCTGCCATTCTCAGATCTGGACAGAAAGCCCCCTTCTCGAACCCATCCGCGAAAGTTATCGCACGGGTAATCCCATAGAGTGGGTTCGCATTCACGATCTCCCCGATTTTGTCTATTTCAATCACAGCATTCACGTTCACAAAGGCATCGGATGTCAAACCTGTCACGGGCAGGTCGATCAAATGCCGCTGATGTGGAAAGTGAACACCCTCAATATGGAATGGTGTCTGGAATGTCACCGGGCACCCGAAAAATATGTGCGTCCCCGCGAAGAAGTTTTCAATATGGCCTGGAAACCAATGGATGAACGCGGACATGCGGTCTCTCAAGCCCTGCTGGGCGCACAACTGGTTCAAGACTACGATATTAACCCTTCCACGGATTGCTCGACATGTCATCGATGACACGCACAGCACATAAAGACGGTTTGGACCTCTCTGCGATTCGCGAACGCCTATCTAAGCGCGAGGGGCAGGATTATTGGCGCAGCCTGAATGAATTGGCCGATACGGAAGAATTTCGCGACTATTTGCACCGCGAATTTCCCGAAGGGGCTTCCGAATGGAGCGACAAAGTCGGTCGCCGCAAGTTTCTACAGGTAATGGGCGCGTCTCTGGCGTTTGCCGGCTTGACATCGTGCACGCGCCAGCCGCCGGAAAAAATCGTCCCCTATATACGTGCGCCCGAGCAGATCATACCCGGTAAACCCCTGTTCTTTGCTTCGGCTCTCTCTCAAGGCGGATTCGCCCGGGGCGTACTGGTCGAAAGTCATGCTGGGCGTCCGACCAAAATAGAGGGCAATCCCGCACATCCTGCAAATCCTCGATCGGGAAATGCGACTTTTGGGCCCACAGATGCAATTACACAGGCTCAAATACTCGATCTCTACGACCCGGACCGCTCGCAGGTACCCATAGCAAATGGGCGGGCGAGTACATGGACGAGATTTTCTGCTACCCTTGCCACCGAAGTGGCAAAACTCGATTTGGATCAGGGGCAGGGATTGCGTCTGTTGACGGAAACAGTGACCTCGCCAGTTTTGGTTAGCCAGATCCGCGCACTATTGGAAAAATATCCCAACGCAAGGTGGCATCAATTTGAGCCAGGTACGCGCGACAACGTGCGTGAAGGTGCCAGAATGGCTTTTGGCGAAGTGGTCGAAACGCAGTATCATTTCGAAAAAGCCAAACGCATCTTGTCTTTGGACGCCGATTTTATGGAAAGCGGCGCGGCAAGTATTCGACACGCTCGCCACGTTGCCCTCGGTCGCAAGGTTATCGACGGCCAAAAGGCCGATATGAATCGGCTCTACGTCATTGAATCCACCCCCTCCAATACGGGGTCTTTTGCCGATCACCGCCTGCCATTGAAAGCCAGTCAGATCGAGGGATTTGCCCGAGCAGTGGCTGCGGCACTGGGAATAAACGCGATGGGGGGCAATAGCGCCGGACACGATACATGGCTCAATGCACTGGTCAAAGACCTGGCGGCACATCGCGGCACATCGCTGGTGATTGCCGGCGATCATCAACCGCCTGCTGTTCACGCACTTGCACACGCCATCAACAGTGCGTTAGGCAATGTGGGTAATACCGTGACGTACACAGATCCAGTAGAAGCCGAGCCGACCAACCAATACGCTTCCCTCAAAGATTTAACCGTTGATATGTCAGAGGGCAGAGTTTCACTGCTGATGGTTTTGGGTGGCAATCCCGTTTACAATGCGCCAGCAGACCTCAAT
Protein-coding sequences here:
- a CDS encoding Ldh family oxidoreductase, with amino-acid sequence MKGFAVPKFQAKALRRIGYELFEAAGCTPEDTRTVVDHLVESNLFGHDSHGAIRFYEYARAVREGRFQPRAVPVVVEEYPCLAVVDAKGAMGQVGATFAAKLASEKARIHGVGCVALRNTSHIGRAGAYPLMAAREGLIGLIFVNAGHLGYQIAPFGGIDGRLSTNPIAFAAPRREAEPILVDMTTSVVAEGKVRVATNSGYQVPEGWLIDSEGNPTVDPGDFSADPPGAILPMGGVVAHKGFALSLVVELLGGTLSGQGCAAGERQMISNGVLLTVYDIAHFTDREAYYDEVEALIRHVKSSRVAPGFEEILLPGEPEFRSAMQRKMEGIEVDDTTWSMICEEARVVGLEPQRWEAERCVG
- the dgoD gene encoding galactonate dehydratase; the encoded protein is MKIAKIEQFFPRRRMRLIKITTDTGIVGWGETTLEGKPRSTWAAVEELADYLIGKDPLRIEHHWQHIYRSAFYRGGNVLMTALSGIDQALWDIAGKYFNVPTYQLLGGPVRDRIRVYAHWGIRDSSERGLDAARERLEMLQEKGGYKAFKSGPGGKWRAHEPPEVIDRFVKCAYTMREWVGDDCELCFDFHGKMTPALAVEICHEIKGMRPMFVEEPVPQENVDALKHVSDHVPFPIATGERLLSRWEFRTVFEKNAVAYIQPDGSHAGGISELKRIANMAEVYYMHIMPHCAIGPVAFSACMQVDAVVPNFLIQEQVDAGLGEDLLQDPWVVRDGHIDLPTRPGLGFDLIPTEAEQNIGVYEEELGGEYFYENDGSVADW
- a CDS encoding cytochrome c3 family protein, producing MAQLFPRGSNAYARISIVVVLVVVGTGLTILLNTNRLHYTSDVLVAKKQPVPFSHKHHVAGVGLDCRYCHTSVEESSFANIPPVETCMTCHSQIWTESPLLEPIRESYRTGNPIEWVRIHDLPDFVYFNHSIHVHKGIGCQTCHGQVDQMPLMWKVNTLNMEWCLECHRAPEKYVRPREEVFNMAWKPMDERGHAVSQALLGAQLVQDYDINPSTDCSTCHR
- a CDS encoding CPBP family intramembrane metalloprotease — translated: MAVLRIGDMNEITEQTDKMGKAFLDLANRGETRWIRYILTLLIVIATWTFGSGVVLFSVYGSEPEGLPMDGTNPFLDFIALNLLFVTVLVGLWIGLRNAHKRSFRTLITPRNHIRWGRIFQGFGLQMGLGIVFAAIDALLFPDNYSYSLDPERFYKFAILVLLLTPFQTTTEELLTRSYFLQMLGHFTRHPIVLVILNALPFALFHLMNPEIAAYGVAPMLISYFVVGAFLALVTLKDNGAELAIGIHAANNMFAAVLVNYEGSALSTNAIFMIQEVNVWSGTVAYIVSAAIMYWILFRSKRPVP